The Amycolatopsis coloradensis sequence GAATTCGTCGCCGAATCCGGTTCTCTGGAGCGGCTGACCTTCCAGAGTTGCATCCGGTTGGCGGTGAAGATCGATTTCATCGCCGGTCTCCTGCTCAAGGCGATCGAGATGACCGGGACCAAGGACTTCCGCGGCGTGCAGGCCCGGGCGGGCGAGGTCCTCGCCTGGCGGAACCTGTTCTGGGCCCTCAGCGAGGCGATGGCCCGGAATCCTCGGGAGTGGCGGGACGGGTCGCTGCTGCCACGGAAGGACTACGGGCTCGCGTACCGCTGGTTCATGACCCTCGGCTACCCGCGGATCAAGGAGATCATCGAGCAGGACGTCGCCAGCGGCCTCATCTACGTGAACTCGAGCGCGGACGACTTCAAGAACCCCGCGATCCGCCCCTATCTCGACAAGTACGTCCGCGGTTCGAACGGGCACGACGCGGTCAGCCGGGTGAAGCTGATGAAACTGCTGTGGGACGCGATCGGCACGGAGTTCGGCAGCAGGCACGAACTGTACGAGCGCAACTCCTCGGGGAACCACGAGTCGATCCGGACCGAGATCCTCGCGGCGCAGACCGAAAGCGGACAGGTCGACGGCTACAAGGGCTTCGCCGAGCAGTGCCTGCGTGAATACGACCTCGACGGCTGGACGGTGCCGGACCTCGACTCCTTCGACGAGCTGAAACACGTCATGCGCGGCCTGGGCCGTAGGTCTTGAGCCGGGAGGGACATCGTGTATCTGCTGGGAACGCACCGGTCCGTCACCGACCGGCTGAAACTTTCGACCCGTCGTGATCTGGGTGCGGGGAACTTCTTCTGGCACGTCTGCGAAATCGCCCGCGACCTCGACCGGCCGCTGCTCTTCCGGCACGAGGGCGGCGGGAAGACATCGGGCCATTCCCTCGGCGGACTGCGTGACCGGGTGCTGCGGTGCGCGCGGTGGTACGCCGAAGAAGGGGTGAAACCCGGAACACGGGTCGGCGTCCACCTGACTGACGGGCTCGCCGGCTTCGTGCACCACATCGCGATCACCGCGCTCGGCGGGGTCACCACGCTCACCAACCCGCGGATGCCGCCGGAGACCGCGGCCCACTATTTCGCCCGCACGGACACCTCGCTCGTGGTCACCGACCTCGAACGAACGGCCACGGACGGCACGCGGTTCGTCGGCGAGGAAGCGGTCGGCGTTCCCGGGGACGGCCCGGCTCCGCCGCTGCCGGATCGGCACCGGCACCGGGACGACGACCTGGTGCTGATCTCCCATTCCTCCGGCACCACCGGTGTACCCAAGCCGACGGCCTTCGCGCACCGCACGTTCTCCGTCGGCAAACGGGAACGGCTCTGGAAGTTCCCTTCCCTGCGAACGGATCGGATGCTCACCGCGCTGCCGCACAGCCACTCGTCCGGGATCAGCTATCTGAGCCTCGCCCTGATGCTCGGACTGCCGACCATGCTGGCCGACGGGATGTCGGGCGCGGCGGTCGCGGCGGCGATGAACGCGTTCGAGCCCACACTCGTGCTCGGCTTCCCCGGTACCCTCGCGGAGTTGCCGATCGGCGCGCTGACAACGGAAGCCGCCGACGCCGTCCACACCTGGATGGGCATGGGGGACGCGTCGCACGAACGCCACATCCGCCCGTTGGTGGCACTCGGTCACACCCGGACGAACGGCGCCGTGACCGCCGGTTCGACCTATGTGGACGGTCTCGGTTCGTCCGAAATGGGCATGGTGCTGTTCAAACACGCCTACACCGCCGACTCCACCACTTACGCGCGGGCGATCGGCAAGCCGGTGCGGGTGGTCCGCGAGGCCGCGGCCCTCGACGACGCGGGCCGGGTCCTGCCGCCGGGCCGGGCCGGCCTGCTGGGGGTGCGCACGCCGAGCGTCACCCCGGGATATGTGAACGACGAGACGCTGAACCACCTGGCCCGCCGCGGCGGCTTCTTCCTCACCGGCGACGTCGTGCGCCACGACGAGGACGGGACCT is a genomic window containing:
- a CDS encoding class I adenylate-forming enzyme family protein, which translates into the protein MYLLGTHRSVTDRLKLSTRRDLGAGNFFWHVCEIARDLDRPLLFRHEGGGKTSGHSLGGLRDRVLRCARWYAEEGVKPGTRVGVHLTDGLAGFVHHIAITALGGVTTLTNPRMPPETAAHYFARTDTSLVVTDLERTATDGTRFVGEEAVGVPGDGPAPPLPDRHRHRDDDLVLISHSSGTTGVPKPTAFAHRTFSVGKRERLWKFPSLRTDRMLTALPHSHSSGISYLSLALMLGLPTMLADGMSGAAVAAAMNAFEPTLVLGFPGTLAELPIGALTTEAADAVHTWMGMGDASHERHIRPLVALGHTRTNGAVTAGSTYVDGLGSSEMGMVLFKHAYTADSTTYARAIGKPVRVVREAAALDDAGRVLPPGRAGLLGVRTPSVTPGYVNDETLNHLARRGGFFLTGDVVRHDEDGTWYHLDRTPDVIETVDGPVYSLPVEEVVLNETKALDAAVIAVADPAVPDRSLPAAVVLFGHGDPPGAEEIRASCNRALARAGLAELAAVVVAGSRSDLPVGVTGKVLKRELRERHRELLTRTSSSAEQKGRNG